In Shouchella patagoniensis, the following are encoded in one genomic region:
- a CDS encoding alpha-keto acid decarboxylase family protein yields MAKQISQLSRPTIGDFLYHSIKEEGITDVFGVPGDYNFALLDKLEQYEGLTFINARNELNAGYAADAYARLKGMAALITTFGVGELSTANAIAGANSENVPIIHIVGAPDSSLQKSRKFVHHTLMDGDFQVFRRMFEEISAYSAVLTQENAAFEIKTAIQIAKEKKKPVYLMIADDEVMDELMPREAEWTDTSTEEKLLQNALAHAETLLKTSRKTILLADSKAKSFQLESSMEQLAQRMNIPISCMVYGKGAIDEAHPNYIGVYAGSFGSQDVRKAVEEADCVIAVGLVWADTNTASFTSELNPQKTIEIQPDFVKIGEAEYRLVKADDMLKGLMDIGIKQVDSIPQYTFPYDKKVEIREEELLVAKAYYPLLQQFIKEEDIVLAETGTFFYGMSQAKLKRGVSYIAQGGWQSIGYALPATFGACIANPERRVLLFTGDGSVQLTVQEISSMLRHDCKPIIFILNNGDYTIEKYLNTETDYQAYNEIPNWSYTDLPAAFGGETYCEVVETIGQLQGALKKAEEEVRNKLCLIELVVKEDMDAPDYMKRLRKQKIEE; encoded by the coding sequence ATGGCAAAACAAATAAGTCAATTGAGTCGACCGACTATAGGTGATTTTCTTTATCATTCAATCAAAGAAGAAGGGATTACCGATGTATTTGGCGTGCCAGGTGATTACAATTTCGCTCTTCTTGATAAGTTAGAACAATACGAAGGTTTGACATTTATTAATGCTCGGAACGAGTTGAACGCTGGATACGCGGCTGATGCATATGCACGACTAAAAGGGATGGCTGCATTAATTACGACTTTTGGTGTCGGTGAATTAAGCACAGCTAATGCGATTGCAGGTGCAAATAGCGAGAATGTACCAATTATTCATATTGTTGGTGCTCCAGACTCTTCTTTACAAAAGTCTAGGAAATTTGTGCATCATACGTTAATGGATGGAGATTTTCAGGTGTTTCGCCGCATGTTTGAAGAGATTTCAGCGTATAGTGCTGTTTTGACTCAAGAAAATGCAGCTTTTGAGATTAAAACAGCGATCCAGATCGCAAAAGAAAAGAAAAAGCCTGTTTACTTAATGATTGCTGACGATGAGGTAATGGATGAGTTGATGCCACGTGAAGCGGAATGGACTGATACTAGCACAGAAGAAAAGCTATTGCAAAATGCGTTAGCCCATGCGGAAACATTGCTTAAAACGAGCCGGAAAACAATTTTACTTGCGGATTCAAAAGCGAAAAGTTTTCAACTGGAAAGCAGTATGGAACAATTGGCACAGCGTATGAATATACCAATAAGTTGTATGGTGTACGGGAAAGGTGCAATTGATGAAGCACACCCAAACTACATCGGTGTATATGCAGGGAGTTTTGGTAGCCAGGACGTCCGGAAAGCTGTTGAAGAGGCAGATTGTGTTATAGCTGTAGGTCTTGTATGGGCTGATACGAATACAGCGAGCTTTACGTCAGAATTAAACCCTCAAAAAACGATTGAAATCCAGCCTGATTTTGTAAAGATTGGTGAGGCGGAATACCGTTTAGTAAAGGCTGATGATATGCTAAAAGGTTTGATGGATATTGGAATAAAACAAGTTGATTCAATCCCACAGTATACATTTCCTTACGATAAGAAGGTGGAAATTAGAGAAGAAGAATTACTCGTTGCCAAAGCGTATTATCCACTTTTGCAACAGTTTATAAAGGAAGAGGATATTGTTCTAGCTGAAACAGGCACTTTCTTCTATGGAATGTCCCAAGCAAAATTAAAGCGAGGGGTCAGTTATATTGCCCAAGGTGGATGGCAATCAATCGGTTATGCGCTCCCTGCTACTTTTGGAGCTTGCATTGCAAATCCTGAACGCAGAGTTCTTTTATTTACTGGAGATGGGTCAGTTCAATTAACTGTTCAGGAAATTAGCTCAATGCTTCGGCATGATTGTAAGCCAATTATTTTCATATTAAATAATGGAGACTACACGATTGAAAAATATTTAAATACAGAGACAGACTATCAAGCTTACAATGAAATTCCAAACTGGTCCTACACAGACTTGCCAGCTGCGTTTGGAGGAGAGACATATTGTGAAGTAGTTGAAACAATAGGGCAGTTACAAGGAGCGTTAAAAAAAGCGGAAGAAGAAGTTCGTAACAAACTATGTTTAATTGAACTGGTTGTGAAGGAAGACATGGATGCACCAGATTATATGAAAAGGTTACGGAAACAAAAGATAGAGGAATAA
- a CDS encoding SCO7613 C-terminal domain-containing membrane protein, with amino-acid sequence MSFYTLAEQNLTNSLVLSILAVVALLIGFFLKYAAYFLTGIIVLLSNTMYTTRDAWGSLPWWVYLMTAGAALISFATYQEWKKRDDTPSLREQWHVFSNKVKRYFSRWT; translated from the coding sequence ATGAGCTTTTACACGCTTGCAGAACAGAATTTGACAAATAGTCTTGTCCTAAGCATTCTTGCTGTTGTAGCCTTATTAATCGGATTTTTTCTAAAGTATGCAGCCTATTTTCTGACCGGTATTATCGTGCTACTCTCAAACACCATGTACACAACAAGGGATGCTTGGGGCAGCTTACCTTGGTGGGTTTATTTAATGACAGCTGGGGCGGCTTTAATTAGTTTTGCCACGTACCAAGAATGGAAAAAACGTGATGATACTCCTTCTCTGCGGGAACAATGGCACGTTTTTTCAAACAAAGTGAAACGCTACTTTAGCCGTTGGACATAA
- a CDS encoding topology modulation protein, which produces MQRVMVVGISSGVGKSTFAKKLANALELPVYHLDTFYWKPHWVEASPEEFSFLQREVVAQESWIIEGNYNSTFGIRTVRADTIIYLELPLRVCLFRVFKRWLKNMGKTRSDMANGCKEKIDYAFIKFIVTTYRPRKRKMDDRLQRFIESGANKKVIRLKGKKAINSYIRTLNKAN; this is translated from the coding sequence ATGCAGCGTGTGATGGTTGTAGGTATTTCAAGTGGAGTCGGTAAATCAACTTTTGCCAAAAAGCTAGCAAATGCATTAGAGTTGCCCGTCTATCATTTGGACACTTTCTATTGGAAGCCACATTGGGTGGAGGCTTCACCGGAAGAATTTTCGTTTTTACAGAGAGAGGTTGTGGCACAAGAGAGTTGGATCATAGAAGGAAATTATAACAGTACGTTTGGAATAAGAACAGTACGTGCAGATACCATCATTTATTTAGAGCTGCCACTTCGAGTGTGCTTGTTTCGAGTATTTAAACGATGGCTGAAAAACATGGGAAAAACACGTTCTGATATGGCAAACGGTTGTAAAGAGAAAATTGATTATGCGTTTATTAAATTTATTGTAACAACCTATAGACCACGGAAAAGGAAGATGGATGATCGATTACAACGTTTTATAGAAAGTGGAGCTAATAAAAAAGTTATACGCTTAAAGGGAAAAAAAGCCATTAACTCTTATATAAGGACCTTAAATAAGGCTAATTAG
- a CDS encoding aldo/keto reductase, translating to MKYRQLGNTDLSISELSFGTWAIGGSWGEKDDKQSLLALEKAIEAGVNFFDTADVYGDGHSEELLAQATKGREDDIYVASKFCRAGDITDPYTYNEETVRTYLENTLTRLKRERIDLYQIHCPPKKILEEGSVFHVLDKLQAEGKIRYYGVSVESIEEGLICLEQPNVRALQVIFNVLRQKSLDKLLPLAKQKGVGILARVPLASGLLTGKFTKETTFAEDDHRKFNRHGEAFNVGETFGGLELTKGVDLVNEVSWIKEGRESLVQASLRWVLDQEEVSAVIPGFKNVKQVQENLRAFNVRGFTIDEKNRLKAFYDEHVHDQIRGII from the coding sequence ATGAAATATCGCCAACTTGGAAATACCGATTTATCAATTAGTGAGTTGAGTTTTGGTACATGGGCAATAGGTGGCTCATGGGGGGAGAAAGATGATAAACAGTCATTGCTTGCATTGGAAAAGGCTATTGAAGCAGGTGTCAACTTCTTTGATACTGCTGATGTTTATGGAGATGGTCATAGTGAAGAGTTGTTAGCTCAAGCAACTAAAGGCAGAGAAGATGACATCTATGTAGCATCAAAATTTTGCAGAGCTGGGGATATTACTGACCCATATACTTATAATGAAGAAACTGTACGGACTTATTTAGAAAATACATTAACTCGTTTAAAAAGAGAGCGGATCGATTTGTACCAAATTCATTGTCCACCAAAAAAAATTCTAGAAGAGGGCAGTGTGTTTCATGTTCTAGATAAGCTGCAAGCAGAAGGGAAAATTAGATATTATGGTGTCAGTGTGGAAAGCATTGAAGAAGGACTGATTTGTCTAGAACAGCCAAATGTTAGAGCACTTCAAGTCATTTTTAATGTGTTACGTCAAAAATCACTCGATAAACTATTGCCTCTTGCTAAACAAAAAGGAGTTGGTATTTTGGCGAGAGTGCCTTTAGCGAGTGGTTTACTAACTGGAAAGTTTACGAAAGAAACTACATTCGCAGAGGATGATCATCGAAAGTTTAATCGTCATGGTGAGGCATTTAATGTGGGAGAGACTTTCGGTGGTCTTGAACTTACGAAAGGTGTAGACCTTGTTAACGAGGTTAGTTGGATTAAAGAAGGCAGGGAATCTCTCGTACAAGCATCACTCCGTTGGGTATTAGATCAAGAGGAAGTATCTGCAGTCATTCCAGGGTTTAAAAATGTAAAACAAGTACAAGAAAATTTAAGGGCATTTAATGTACGTGGATTTACAATCGATGAAAAAAACAGACTTAAAGCATTTTATGATGAACATGTGCACGATCAAATTCGTGGGATTATTTAA
- the guaA gene encoding glutamine-hydrolyzing GMP synthase codes for MQVANHETIVVLDFGGQYNQLITRRIRDLGVYSELHSHKITADELKEMNPIGIIFSGGPNSAYVEGAPKCDPAIYDLGIPILGICYGVQLMTHHFGGKVEKASHREYGKALLNIENQSDLFKGLPIEQTVWMSHGDKIIAPPEGFTVDASNPSCPVAAMSDESRKFYGVQFHPEVRHSEFGNDLLKNFAFEICKAKGEWSMENFIEEEIKKIREQVGDRNVLCALSGGVDSSVVAVLIHKAIGDQLTCMFIDHGLLRKDEAESVMETFSEGFNMNVVKIDAADRFLGKLKGVTDPEQKRKIIGNEFIYVFDEEAAKLKDKKMDFLAQGTLYTDIIESGTDTAQTIKSHHNVGGLPDDMSFELIEPLNALFKDEVRALGAELGIDDEIVWRQPFPGPGLGIRVLGEITDEKLTIVRESDAILREEIKKAGLEREIWQYFTALPNMRSVGVMGDARTYDYTVGIRAVTSIDGMTSDWARIPWDVLEIISTRIVNEVDHVNRIVYDVTSKPPSTIEWE; via the coding sequence ATGCAAGTAGCAAATCATGAAACGATTGTTGTGCTTGATTTTGGCGGACAATACAATCAATTAATTACGCGCCGCATCCGGGATTTAGGTGTATATAGTGAGCTACATTCCCATAAAATCACAGCGGACGAGCTTAAAGAAATGAATCCAATTGGAATTATTTTTTCTGGCGGACCAAATAGTGCATATGTAGAAGGTGCACCTAAATGTGATCCAGCGATTTATGACCTTGGCATTCCGATTCTTGGCATTTGTTACGGTGTGCAACTAATGACTCACCATTTTGGTGGGAAAGTAGAAAAAGCATCACACCGTGAATACGGAAAAGCATTACTTAATATAGAAAATCAATCGGATCTATTTAAAGGTCTTCCAATTGAACAAACCGTTTGGATGAGCCACGGCGATAAGATTATTGCTCCACCAGAGGGCTTTACTGTGGATGCTTCAAATCCATCTTGCCCAGTTGCTGCTATGAGTGATGAATCACGTAAGTTTTATGGCGTCCAGTTCCATCCTGAAGTACGTCACTCAGAGTTTGGTAATGACCTCCTTAAAAACTTTGCGTTTGAAATTTGTAAAGCAAAAGGCGAATGGTCAATGGAAAACTTCATTGAAGAGGAAATCAAAAAGATCCGAGAACAAGTTGGCGATCGTAATGTTTTATGTGCGCTTAGCGGTGGTGTTGACTCTTCTGTAGTAGCGGTTTTAATTCATAAAGCAATTGGTGATCAATTAACATGTATGTTTATCGATCATGGCTTACTTAGAAAAGACGAGGCAGAAAGTGTAATGGAAACATTTAGTGAAGGATTTAACATGAATGTTGTTAAAATCGATGCAGCTGATCGTTTTCTTGGAAAATTAAAAGGCGTTACAGATCCAGAACAAAAAAGAAAAATTATTGGTAATGAGTTTATCTATGTATTTGATGAAGAAGCAGCTAAGCTGAAAGATAAAAAAATGGATTTCTTAGCACAAGGAACTCTTTATACGGATATTATTGAATCAGGTACCGATACAGCGCAAACAATTAAATCACACCACAATGTTGGTGGACTACCTGATGACATGAGTTTTGAGTTAATCGAACCTTTAAACGCACTCTTTAAAGATGAAGTTCGTGCTCTTGGCGCAGAACTAGGCATTGATGATGAGATCGTATGGCGTCAACCATTCCCTGGGCCAGGTCTTGGTATACGTGTCCTTGGTGAAATTACAGATGAAAAACTGACGATTGTTCGCGAATCAGATGCCATTTTGCGTGAAGAAATTAAAAAAGCAGGTCTTGAACGTGAGATTTGGCAGTACTTTACTGCACTTCCTAACATGCGAAGTGTTGGCGTGATGGGTGATGCGCGTACTTACGATTATACAGTTGGTATTCGTGCTGTAACTTCAATTGATGGAATGACCTCTGATTGGGCACGCATCCCATGGGATGTACTCGAAATTATTTCAACACGAATTGTAAATGAAGTTGATCACGTCAATCGAATTGTTTATGATGTAACGAGCAAACCACCTTCCACAATTGAGTGGGAATAA
- a CDS encoding DUF4129 domain-containing transglutaminase family protein, producing MHKRKRVFRDFLLYMFGFLLLLEWLYPVPYMTYTDEKWLFIITAGLFFCITFIKLPLFISLFLRLAIVIGALYWMFPDRTIDENWLSMFIDDLIYNVILMASGNLVGITDLHRTLLFLLLLSIMSYLLYYWIVHARRILLFLLISIIYISTIDTFTEYSGSWAIVRIFIVGLFLLMVLHLLKKGEHGGAKVVYSFKGLTSAFALVGVFIVAAASIGYAMPKPEPQWPDPLPYIQSFFGYSTEGSGTNQRIGYSEDDSYLGGGFIQDDTPVFTAEVEEGQYWKGETKDLYTGIGWELSLSDGLNERSVEPPIVHVSERPIETVEIEEKQALVQFYNEGEQQFRQLFYPGELTTQVVSDAFNDEYHQIQIDPLSDMATLVNGDFPPNQYELTFYDRTFMVEGLKAIRRPEYSEDELQSYLQLPDELPDRVGELAEEITSNSEDQYDMVVAIERFLTGPDFEYETDDVPVPEPGQDYVDQFLFETMRGYCDNFSTAMAVMLRSLDIPTKWVKGFTEGSNEGLSNEREGFNEYLVSNNNAHSWVEVYFPDVGWVPFEPTPSFSGFDFQQPEIDFDAPDDDLEAEEPEDPEVDLPESPEMEEETEESSENVISDDNNNGRFGVLLISIGIICVSLAVFLLRKPIARFYVSRSFEHGSEPESYAKSYERLIWLLSIHGFKRLETQTLKEYARYVDRELDSEKMSELTSDYEQFLYSNETPIINEDRFKENWKNIFEKIKS from the coding sequence ATGCATAAAAGGAAACGAGTTTTTCGCGATTTTCTTCTGTATATGTTTGGATTCCTCCTTTTATTGGAATGGCTTTATCCTGTTCCGTATATGACCTACACGGACGAGAAATGGTTATTCATTATTACCGCAGGTTTGTTCTTTTGCATTACTTTCATTAAGTTACCACTATTCATATCACTATTTTTGCGCTTGGCTATCGTAATAGGTGCGTTATATTGGATGTTTCCTGATCGTACGATAGACGAAAACTGGCTGTCTATGTTTATCGACGATCTGATTTACAATGTAATCTTAATGGCTTCTGGTAATTTAGTGGGTATTACTGATTTGCACCGAACATTATTGTTTCTATTACTGTTATCTATTATGAGCTATTTATTGTATTACTGGATTGTACATGCCAGGAGAATTCTTTTATTTCTATTAATAAGCATCATATATATTAGCACAATCGACACGTTCACCGAATACAGCGGAAGTTGGGCAATTGTTCGGATTTTTATAGTCGGTTTATTCTTGCTTATGGTACTTCATTTATTAAAAAAGGGAGAACATGGAGGTGCAAAGGTTGTTTATTCATTTAAGGGCTTAACAAGTGCCTTTGCATTAGTAGGTGTATTTATTGTTGCTGCTGCATCAATTGGCTATGCTATGCCAAAACCAGAGCCCCAGTGGCCAGACCCTCTTCCGTACATTCAATCATTCTTTGGGTATTCAACCGAAGGAAGTGGAACAAACCAACGAATTGGTTACAGTGAGGATGACAGCTATTTAGGTGGAGGCTTCATTCAAGACGATACCCCTGTTTTCACTGCAGAAGTCGAAGAAGGGCAGTATTGGAAAGGGGAAACAAAAGATTTATACACAGGTATAGGGTGGGAATTATCTCTTTCAGATGGTCTGAATGAACGAAGTGTTGAACCACCAATTGTACATGTAAGTGAACGACCAATTGAAACTGTGGAGATTGAAGAAAAGCAGGCTTTAGTCCAGTTTTATAATGAGGGAGAACAACAGTTTAGACAGTTGTTTTACCCAGGTGAATTAACGACTCAAGTTGTCAGTGATGCATTCAATGATGAATATCACCAAATCCAAATCGATCCTCTTTCGGATATGGCCACACTTGTTAATGGAGATTTTCCTCCCAATCAATATGAGCTTACTTTTTATGATCGAACATTTATGGTGGAAGGATTAAAAGCAATAAGACGGCCTGAATACTCTGAGGACGAGTTGCAAAGCTACCTACAACTTCCTGATGAACTCCCAGACCGAGTAGGGGAATTGGCAGAAGAGATTACTTCAAATTCCGAGGACCAATATGATATGGTTGTCGCGATTGAACGATTTTTAACTGGTCCTGACTTTGAATATGAAACCGATGATGTTCCAGTTCCGGAGCCCGGCCAGGATTATGTCGACCAATTTTTATTTGAAACGATGCGTGGTTATTGTGATAACTTTTCAACCGCAATGGCTGTGATGTTGAGATCGCTTGATATTCCAACAAAATGGGTGAAAGGTTTTACTGAAGGTTCGAATGAGGGGTTATCTAACGAACGAGAAGGCTTCAATGAATATCTTGTAAGTAATAATAATGCTCATTCATGGGTAGAAGTGTATTTTCCCGATGTTGGCTGGGTCCCATTTGAACCAACACCTAGTTTTTCTGGTTTTGATTTTCAACAACCAGAGATTGACTTTGATGCCCCAGACGATGATTTAGAAGCTGAAGAACCAGAAGATCCAGAAGTTGATTTGCCTGAATCACCAGAGATGGAAGAGGAAACAGAGGAATCGAGTGAAAACGTAATTAGTGATGACAATAACAACGGACGTTTTGGTGTATTGTTAATCAGTATAGGAATTATTTGTGTGTCACTAGCAGTTTTTTTATTAAGGAAACCAATTGCACGTTTCTATGTGAGTCGTAGTTTTGAGCACGGAAGTGAGCCAGAGTCATATGCAAAGTCTTACGAACGTTTAATTTGGTTATTGTCCATTCATGGGTTTAAACGTTTAGAAACGCAGACTTTAAAAGAATATGCTAGATATGTTGATAGGGAACTCGATTCAGAGAAAATGAGTGAACTGACATCAGACTATGAGCAATTCTTGTACAGCAACGAAACCCCTATTATTAATGAAGACCGCTTTAAAGAAAATTGGAAAAATATCTTCGAGAAAATCAAATCTTGA
- a CDS encoding DUF58 domain-containing protein, protein MPILKWLLAIFIFAGFFTYGMFQGGFVSWFLFYGVAALFIISCLIPFISLVGLKSSRRISIEETESGSVFDVSITLSKPWFIPFFYYEVIDTAPHSIKKEKNKTIFFFSFAKEMTFSYEASASKRGVYHFNETQIIAHDLFGLFWLKRKMKEETLLLVYPPYYLIQNPQYLFDNVKLAKRFKKGNDDHSIAGVRPYVNGDRMSRIDWKRSAGVAGLLTKEFETDQNEEVTLIVYPMIVRSEQEREWFEASVIDAASLASTFIRVKAHVLLCTYNQGGWKKTQIEERSWKRGLRDLAQVEPLASTIDLPMPPLNAGDSGIIVLALPFMTDHILQLVKTLINQRVDLHVIVAKPIEQEYQEEMKRIGAQQFEPIYMRRRADYA, encoded by the coding sequence ATGCCCATTCTTAAGTGGCTTCTTGCAATTTTTATTTTTGCTGGCTTTTTTACTTACGGAATGTTCCAAGGTGGTTTCGTAAGTTGGTTTTTATTTTACGGTGTGGCAGCTCTTTTTATAATCTCGTGTTTAATCCCTTTCATCTCTTTAGTGGGACTTAAATCAAGTCGCAGGATATCAATTGAAGAAACCGAATCTGGCTCTGTTTTCGATGTTTCAATAACACTATCTAAACCGTGGTTTATTCCTTTCTTTTATTATGAAGTTATTGACACCGCGCCTCATTCCATTAAAAAAGAAAAGAATAAGACCATTTTTTTCTTTTCTTTTGCAAAGGAAATGACTTTCTCTTACGAAGCTAGCGCATCTAAACGAGGAGTTTATCATTTCAATGAGACACAAATTATCGCTCATGATTTGTTTGGTTTATTTTGGTTGAAACGGAAAATGAAAGAGGAAACTCTGCTACTTGTTTACCCACCTTATTATTTAATTCAGAATCCACAATACCTTTTTGACAATGTAAAGTTAGCAAAAAGGTTTAAAAAAGGAAATGACGATCATTCCATCGCTGGGGTGCGCCCCTATGTAAATGGAGACCGCATGTCTAGAATTGATTGGAAGCGTTCTGCAGGAGTAGCTGGACTATTAACAAAAGAGTTTGAAACGGATCAAAATGAGGAAGTGACTTTGATTGTATATCCTATGATTGTTAGATCAGAGCAAGAGAGAGAGTGGTTTGAAGCAAGCGTTATTGATGCTGCTTCGCTTGCCTCGACTTTTATAAGAGTAAAAGCTCATGTTTTATTATGTACGTACAATCAAGGGGGGTGGAAAAAAACTCAAATAGAGGAACGATCATGGAAACGAGGTTTGCGTGATTTAGCCCAAGTGGAACCACTAGCCTCTACAATCGACTTACCGATGCCTCCATTAAATGCTGGAGATAGTGGAATTATAGTTCTTGCTTTACCTTTTATGACAGATCACATCTTGCAATTAGTGAAGACCCTTATTAACCAAAGGGTAGATTTGCATGTTATTGTTGCAAAGCCTATAGAACAAGAGTATCAAGAAGAAATGAAGCGAATAGGTGCGCAACAATTTGAACCAATTTATATGAGAAGGAGGGCAGACTATGCATAA
- a CDS encoding AAA family ATPase has translation MSTTTHKIDEIIKNVERVIIGKKEEIRLCLVAFLAEGHVLLEDVPGVGKTVFVKAMAKTIGGSFKRIQFTPDLLPTDVTGVSIYDQKKQVFEFRPGPIMANVVLADEINRTSPKTQSALLEALEEGNVTVDGETIKIHSPFFVMATQNPVEYSGTFPLPEAQLDRFLVKIRLGYPTLEEELELLKRVEHEHPIDTLESVVSLEELLMLQAESKEVFIDEHVKTYLINIIHATRLNREIELGASPRASIALMRTSQAYALVMGREYVTPDDVKQVAPFVLGHRIRLGNEALMREQEPETLLEEVIKHIRVPVERKRQTT, from the coding sequence TTGTCAACTACTACACATAAAATAGATGAAATAATTAAAAATGTCGAACGGGTGATTATTGGAAAGAAAGAAGAAATCCGTTTATGTTTAGTGGCATTTTTAGCTGAGGGACATGTTTTACTTGAAGATGTGCCTGGGGTTGGAAAAACTGTATTTGTAAAAGCGATGGCTAAGACAATTGGTGGCTCCTTCAAACGTATCCAGTTTACACCGGATTTATTGCCAACCGATGTAACAGGTGTGTCCATTTACGACCAGAAAAAGCAAGTGTTTGAATTTAGACCTGGTCCTATTATGGCAAATGTAGTTTTGGCTGACGAAATTAATCGAACTTCTCCTAAAACTCAATCGGCGTTACTGGAGGCTCTAGAGGAGGGGAATGTAACAGTCGATGGAGAAACCATTAAGATTCATTCTCCTTTTTTTGTTATGGCTACGCAAAATCCGGTCGAGTACTCTGGAACTTTTCCTTTACCAGAAGCCCAATTGGATCGTTTTTTAGTTAAAATCAGGCTCGGATATCCTACTTTAGAAGAAGAATTAGAATTATTAAAAAGAGTGGAACATGAACATCCCATTGATACATTAGAAAGCGTTGTGTCACTAGAAGAACTGCTTATGCTTCAAGCTGAATCAAAGGAGGTCTTTATAGATGAACATGTAAAAACCTATTTGATTAATATCATTCACGCAACTCGTTTAAACCGTGAAATTGAACTTGGCGCAAGTCCTCGTGCGTCTATCGCTCTCATGCGGACAAGTCAAGCATATGCTCTAGTAATGGGTAGAGAGTATGTAACTCCTGATGATGTGAAACAAGTAGCCCCTTTTGTGCTTGGGCATCGTATTCGTTTGGGGAATGAAGCTTTAATGAGAGAACAAGAGCCTGAAACTTTGTTAGAAGAGGTTATTAAACACATTCGCGTCCCTGTTGAACGAAAAAGGCAAACGACCTAA
- a CDS encoding thioredoxin family protein encodes MSLNDWFNKGVTAQDYIEAMDENKDRLLSIYHDYQVSIEAHNRLLTLTDKGIKAIVLTADWCGDAMVNVPIFLRMAQHALIDVHFLIRDENLELMDQYLTNGRARSIPIIVFFDKEGNELGKWGPRAKAVETIVTEWKKELPEPHTDEYKQAFTETFIPRMHQLFKKKNTWNIIEEDMLETMIKINN; translated from the coding sequence ATGTCATTAAATGATTGGTTTAATAAAGGGGTAACTGCCCAAGATTATATTGAAGCAATGGATGAAAACAAAGATCGTTTGCTCTCTATTTACCATGACTACCAAGTAAGTATAGAAGCTCATAATCGGCTTTTGACCTTAACTGATAAAGGAATAAAAGCAATTGTCCTCACTGCAGATTGGTGTGGCGATGCAATGGTTAATGTTCCCATTTTTTTACGGATGGCACAACATGCATTAATAGATGTTCATTTTTTAATTCGAGATGAGAACTTGGAATTAATGGATCAATATTTAACAAATGGACGTGCTCGATCAATTCCAATCATTGTTTTTTTTGATAAAGAGGGGAATGAATTAGGCAAATGGGGGCCGCGGGCAAAAGCAGTGGAAACAATTGTGACAGAATGGAAAAAAGAGCTACCGGAGCCTCATACAGATGAATATAAACAAGCATTTACAGAAACGTTTATTCCACGGATGCACCAACTATTCAAGAAAAAAAATACGTGGAACATCATAGAAGAAGACATGCTTGAGACGATGATTAAGATAAACAATTAA